TTTCCGAGGAGATAAATTATTAAATCCGAATCAACTTATTGAAGAGCGTTTTGCCAATATGGTTAAAGCTAAAGAGATATGCTTGGCTAACCAATTGGGCCTTTTAATCATTCCTCAAGCTAAGAAATTTGTCATTTCCACTGTTGATGGAAAAGAATATACCTTTATCGCTGAAGAGAAACTCGCATTCCAAGCAAACGAAAGCCTCCAAGAAGAAAGCTACTATAAGTTTGCACCAAATTTAAATGAAACAGCTCGTCAACTGGCTATTTTCGTTGTCAAAACTGGATTCAATGATGTCACTTGGCGCAATATTCCTTTACTAGACGAAGGATTAGAAGAAGATAGACATCTTGCACTTATTGATCTTGAGCACATGGAAAGTCGCGTTAATGGATTTATTGGGGATCCTAACGGCAGTCGCGGCTTAATTAAATGTTTATCCGAAGAGCAGATTGAGATTGCGATCGCCGAAGCTTTAAAAAGTGGTGCTATTACAAAAAAAGAAGCAAGCGAAGTAAAAAAGGCTCGCTTGGAAGAGCTTGAGTATGATAAGCAACTACGTAATTATTATGCTAAAAGGGCGATTGTAACAGGTAAAGAGCCTATTGAGGTTGATTTAGACTCTTTAGATTTAAATTTAGATGATGAGATCGGGGAAGTTAAAATCCCCATCTGGCTGGATGAAGATGCCTTTAAATGGCAAACCAAAAGGGTTACACTAAGGGATGTTGCAGAAGAAATTATAACTGAAATCAACCGCTTAATTGAAAATAGTCCTGGTCACGCTTCAAACAAGGGAAAGCGTTGTGTCCTTCTCGAAACATCAAAGGGCGCTCTTCACCCTTTCTGTAGGCTTGGCTCAAAAAAAGAAGTTTCCTACGAAGAAAATGAAAAAAACCTTTGGCTTTATCGAGTCATTCAAGCCCTCGTAGATAAAGGCTACCTATTTAAGCTTGAAGTCAATGGCCAAGGGTACTACGTTCAAGCTTAATGCTTATTAACGAAGACTAATCCTTATTCTAAAAGTGCAACCGCTTGATCGGTTGCACTTTCAACAAGGCAGCCTAAAGCTTAGCGCGTCTTAAGAACTTCTAACATATTATTGATTATTCTTCCTTCACTCAATCCTCTAACTTTTGCAGCAATACGACTTTTTTCTACTTCGCTCTTGACGATTCCATTTAAAGTAATTGTTTTGGCATCGACCAAAATTCCGATGCTTTTAGACTGAGGAGAAAGTGAGTGATCGCTGGCAATTGCCTGACGAATTTTATCTTCAGCTTGGCTATCTTGAGCAGATAGATTTGTTGAGGAAGCCTGGGTGTTGCTCCAATTGCTTGTGGAATTAGAATAGGTATTTTTCTGTTGAGAGCTAGTATAGCTAGGGGACTTAGAGTTTCTTTCATTAGCAGCGACAGGTCTAGTGAA
This window of the Chlamydiales bacterium STE3 genome carries:
- a CDS encoding Uncharacterized protein (Product derived from UniProtKB/Trembl:K2EDT5) — its product is MPEISFFTALQYNQSHKKSRCEFLLEKVDNYFYLGGKKAYVLQDGREGIVFSQANTSCLEKIAKITSYLTIIIPAILLITKGILRSQHHFKIIDPKEELEQGIHLTDDTVRKFIDLLPKIVNKKEDDELTWLSRSKTLVFQLPDSDLVFKMAQPYVSIFRGDKLLNPNQLIEERFANMVKAKEICLANQLGLLIIPQAKKFVISTVDGKEYTFIAEEKLAFQANESLQEESYYKFAPNLNETARQLAIFVVKTGFNDVTWRNIPLLDEGLEEDRHLALIDLEHMESRVNGFIGDPNGSRGLIKCLSEEQIEIAIAEALKSGAITKKEASEVKKARLEELEYDKQLRNYYAKRAIVTGKEPIEVDLDSLDLNLDDEIGEVKIPIWLDEDAFKWQTKRVTLRDVAEEIITEINRLIENSPGHASNKGKRCVLLETSKGALHPFCRLGSKKEVSYEENEKNLWLYRVIQALVDKGYLFKLEVNGQGYYVQA